The Citrus sinensis cultivar Valencia sweet orange chromosome 4, DVS_A1.0, whole genome shotgun sequence DNA segment GCCACTTATGTTcctacaattaataatttaacttttgGTTCCATACAGAGTTCACTAGAAACTGTTGCCAAGAAATTGCAGTTTGTTAAGTGTCTTCATACTCGGTTTTTGCTCCTTCCTAAAGCTATAGATATAACTCTTGCTGCTAGGGATTCCCTTATTCCAGTCTGTGATGATGGTTTTGAACATCAAAGGCTTTACTTTCTCAACCGTTCAGAGACCCATATTTTAGTTGCTGAAACTCCAGGCTATATATCTGTCCTTGATGTTATTGCAATTGTTGTGAGTCAAGTTTTAGGCTCTCCCATTCCCTTGCCTGTAGGATCCTTGTTTTTCTGTCCTGAAGGCTCTGATACTGTAATTCTTGATATGTTGAAACTTTCTACTTGCAAAAGGGATTTTGAAGCTGTGAGTAATGGCTTGGTTGGCAAAGAAATACTCTCAAAAGATGCTCTTCGAGTGCAATTTCATCCATTAAGGCCATTTTACAGGGGAGAGATAGTTGCATTCCGCATTCAAAATggagagaaattaaaatatggtAGAGTTCCAGAGGATGTCAGACCTTCAGCTGGTCAAGCACTCTATAGATTAAAGGTGGAAACCGCAGCAGGAGTGACCGAGTCTATTCTTTCTTCACAAGTTTTCTCATTCAGAAGCATGTTGGCTGATGAGGCTTCCACATCAACCATACCAGAGGATATTGATGAAGTAGCTGATAACATATCTCATGATGAGTTGCCAGAGACTTCTAGAAgacgaaaaaataaaacttctcAGGTTCGGGCCTCTCACTTGTTTAGATAATTGATCTATTTATCATGGCTGCTGTAGAAATGCAATAACGATCTAATTTCTCTCTTGACCTCTTGGCCAGTCATAAACTTGTGATATCCTGCTACATTGTGTATTTCTGCCTAAATCTATGGCTCTTTCTAAAGCCATCGCGATTTTTTAAGGCAATTGGACTATCCTCTTTCATATTCAAGCATTTAACTGAGAAACCTTACTTCTTGACAGCCGCAGCTCAGTAAAGAGCTACAGTATGGACGAGTATCAGCTGCAGAACTGGTTCAGGCAGTTCATGAGATGCTTTCTGCAGCTGGAGTCAGTATGGGTGTGGAGACACAGTCTTTACTGCAGAAGACCATTACCCTACAAGAACAATTGGAAGTGTCCCAGGCTGCACTTTTGCTTGAGCAGGTATATCTCTTGCATATCTGAAATAGGAAGGGGTTATTCAAACACACAGAATTAGTTTTCGTACCATTTTCTGGACACCCcaactaatgaaatttgaaaatcaagtTTTTGTTCTATACACCCATTAAAATGTTATGTATACCCCTGATAAACTGAGGCTTGTTAATTAATTCGGCACTTTAGTTTGTTCAGCCAGACTCAATGGAACACTTATTGGGCTCATTATGtcataatgaaatatttttgttcGGTTTGATGTGACTTAGCTATTTTTTTACTAACATCATTGAAAAAATAGtgtaattatttgtttattaatgatGTGCCATTGATATTGCCCATTTATATACAACCTGACTGTTACAATTTTGTGTCGGATTGTTTCCAATGACAAATTCTCAATATTATGGGTATAATTGCAGGAGAGGGGTGACATGGCCGCAAAAGAAGCTGATACAGCAAAATCAGCATGGATGTGTCGGGTCTGTTTGAGCAATGAAGTTGATATAACGATCGTTCCTTGTGGTCATGTACTTTGTCGTAGATGCTCCTCTGCTGTTTCCAGGTGCCCATTCTGTAGGCTTCAGGTTACGAAAACCATACGAATTTTCAGGGCATAAGAAATTGTTTCAGGCAATATGATGAGTTTTATTGTCTCATCTATATTGCGTTTCTCCATGTTTCTGTGTacgaagaaaaaaaaaggtgtagTTGTTATGTACAGCCCTTTTTGCCCCCATATTTTTGGGTTAtgggttaaaaaagaaagaaaattgaggAAAAAGAACCTAGGAAATTGAAGAATGTTCAATTTCTGGGATTTATACCGGTCATAGAGTGAAGTTGAGGTGAACATTTCCTTTTTAGTGTTGCGTGATCTTATATAGGGATGACTTTACTGGCataattttgttcttctttCACATCGGCGCTTCGTGTGCACATGGTTTTGTGTGCTCATGTACAAATGGAAATGTAAATTGATAGTGATGATATTCTTAACGTCGAGTTCAATCCATGTTGCTTGTGCTATATGAGGagcttctcttctttcttgtttaattaatttaacaatgaCTGTGAACCAGTTCCTCTGTAATCCTAGTATTGTTAGAAGATTTTACATTTCCAGTCCATGTAAAAAGAACTTAGGCTCGTTACAACTATTACTAGTCTGAAATTGATTTTACCAGTCAATAGATTCGAAGCTTGTTTGAATCATCAAATGCATTGGTGACTGATTAGTCAATCAAAAGCGATATGAggaaaaattgagaaaaatgaaTGAGAGTCAAAAGAGTGTTTAACAAAGAGAAACTCTACTCATCTAGAATGAGATTCTTGAGAATATTCCAAATGTTGGTGCACGGGCATTGGGCATCGCAatgcaaaattacaaaaacgAAAAATTGAACTTTGGAGATGCGGGGTATCGATCCCCGTACCTCTCGCATGCTAAGCGAGCGCTCTACCATCTGAGCTACATCCCCGAGTGTGAACTGGctctcaataaattttagatcactatttattagttaattttggCGGgaggaatataataaaaaaagaataatctATGGCTAAAATAATCCAAATGAGAATCGAGACGCTTGAAACTGCCCGCGTAGCCGTTGATGACCACCAATAGTAAAACACCATTCggataagaaaaagaaaagcaaaggCATTCTTCGCAGAGTCGGTCACTGAGAGAGAACAAAAGCGAGTATTGCAATGGGCAGCAGTCTACGACCGAGCGAACCGATAATGTTAGTAAAGCCATCGTTGAGCTCACTCTTCGCTCCTCGCCTTAGCCGTGCAAACGCACAGGCACAGCAGCCTCGTTTCATTTCTACTTCTAGAGCTTGTTCTCTTCCCAGTAGTGATTCTTCTTCGTCTTCATCGTCTCTCAGTCGCAGACAATTCGTATCACAAACAGCCACGTTATCGCTATCAATCTCCCTAGCCGCAACTACTGGTCTCTACGAACAGCCCGCAAAGTCAGAAGAAGCACTCTCCGCGTGGGAGAGAGTGTACATTCCTGTTGATCCCGGTGTTGTGCTCCTCGACATCGCTTTCGTCCCCGATGACTTGAACCACGGTACTCCTAACTGgctaacttttcttttttatttttttttattttttattaacttaatatttcaaatttgatcCGTTGAGCAATTGGACACATGCTGCAATTCTGTAGCAAATGTTTTATACGTTtgacattttttgtttaaatgtAGTTTGATGTTTGATTGGCATGATGATAGGCTTTCTCCTGGGAACCAGGCAAACTCTCTTGGAGACCAAAGATGGTGGTAAAACTTGGGCTCCACGTTCCATACCATCAGCTGAGGAGGAAGATTTCAACTATAGATTTAATTCCATTAGTTTCAAGGGCAAGGAAGGATGGATTGTTGGCAAACCTGCAATTTTGTTGCATACTTCTGATGCTGGAGAAAGCTGGGAAAGGATACCATTAAGTTCTCAACTTCCTGGAGATATGGTAAGCTTCAGAGACGTtgattattgatgattttagtaTGTTATACCACCCTCAGTGACAGTTTTCTTATCAACATTTGTTCAACTTCTGGGAGAGTGTACTGTACTGCTTCTGTTTGTTAATTTGGGAGCACTGTCTGGTGTTGTATTTGATGTAATGCCATGGATAGGCAAATTCTGACTAGGTGATCATCCGCAGGTTTACATAAAGGCCACCGGAGAAAAGAGTGCTGAGATGGTGACCGATGAAGGTGCAATATATATTACATCGAATAGAGGCTATAACTGGAGAGCAGCTGTTCAAGAGACTGTTTCTGCAACTCTTAACAGgtaaatttcttcttaaagATCTAGTCTTATTGATGCTCTTTAATGAAGGAATCTATTGGTGGACTGTGCAGTAGAAAATAGTTAAATCCTACTGATGAAGAAGTTTATggtttacaaaattcattctaattatttattgttggCTAACTTTTGTCTGGCATTTAGAAAATGTTGTTGCACtgcattttatttgaaattacagcTCATCATTTCAAACAAGCAAGAGATTGACACAGCTTCATTGTTTCTGCAGAACAGTTTCTAGTGGTATTAGTGGCGCAAGCTACTACACAGGAACTTTTAATACTGTTAATCGCTCTCCAGATGGAAGCTATGTTGCTGTATCAAGCCGTGGTAACTTCTATCTTACTTGGCAGCCAGGCCAGGTTTGTTTCTTTAGATGCCATGTGAGCTTAccacataaaatatattatgctGCACTGACAGGTTTCACGGAATTTGCTTGTCTTATAAACTCCTTAGTATAGATGCATAGAGACAAATCCTTTACCACACATTAACGAAATGATGATTGGTGGGATAATGATACATCTGCAACCCCCTATTTACTGCAAGCGTATCTTAACAAAGAAtccttataaattaaaatgtttgcGGACCTTAAACATTTCTCATATTAACTAACCCATTGGCACTACAAAATATGGTTTACTTAGAAGTAAATATTGTTAAGATAGAACATAATGTTTGGTTACGGTATAATCTATTCGGAATGTGGAGTATTGACTTTAGAAACTGAGTTTACCAAGTTACTATCAGCGCATCGTACTACAGATTTTTCTCTCAAGTTAcgatcatttttttctttttattcttataatattgaaGTACCGTGCTATTATTTCTTACTACTTCAAATGTCCTTAATCgaattataccataaaaagtTCATAGCATTATTAGAATGTACTGTGTGAAGAGGTTGTTGAGTCCtacattagaaaaatattgaagaaatAGTGAATTTAGATACATGATGGTCTAAATTTTTGTTCACTTGATGAATGTCACTTTCTTCTATCTCTAATCTTTCGTTGAGAGCTAGATCATGGTAAAACCTCCTCGTATATTATCTCATCATTGAATCTGCGTCACCATCTCTCCATTTcttctattcatgtgattacctttgttcttttattttaatcttgtAGGCTTTTTGGCAACCACATAATAGGGCAGTTGCAAGAAGAATCCAGAACATGGGATGGAGAGCTGATGGAGGTCTTTGGCTTCTTGTTCGGGGAGGGGGACTTTTTCTCAGCAAGGGCACAGGGGTAAGTACTTGTGAGGGTTATTCTTTGTTAaatgtatttatatttgataattattgtgaaaaaatcTTGATAATGTTCATGtggtaattttgattttcttacaTACATGGAGCCTAAAGTCTAAGGACATCATGTGTGCATTTACTTAGATTTTTAGATTAGCATTGGAGATAGGTTTTTGGATTAGAAAGTGTTccgaaaataagaaaacattCGCTAATTAAGCCCCGGGGGGAGGGAgggaaggaaaacaaaaacaaaaacaacaacaacagcaatTGGGGACATACACAATACTGTTACTGTTACTTCCCAT contains these protein-coding regions:
- the LOC102609414 gene encoding photosystem II stability/assembly factor HCF136, chloroplastic, encoding MGSSLRPSEPIMLVKPSLSSLFAPRLSRANAQAQQPRFISTSRACSLPSSDSSSSSSSLSRRQFVSQTATLSLSISLAATTGLYEQPAKSEEALSAWERVYIPVDPGVVLLDIAFVPDDLNHGFLLGTRQTLLETKDGGKTWAPRSIPSAEEEDFNYRFNSISFKGKEGWIVGKPAILLHTSDAGESWERIPLSSQLPGDMVYIKATGEKSAEMVTDEGAIYITSNRGYNWRAAVQETVSATLNRTVSSGISGASYYTGTFNTVNRSPDGSYVAVSSRGNFYLTWQPGQAFWQPHNRAVARRIQNMGWRADGGLWLLVRGGGLFLSKGTGITEEFEEVPVQSRGFGILDVGYRSQDEAWAAGGSGVLLKTTNGGKTWIREKAADNIAANLYSVKFINEKKGFVLGNDGVLLQYLG